A window of Thermovirga sp. genomic DNA:
GGATACGGGGAAAATCCGCCGACGCTTTCTGTCCCCTGGGTCCATGGATAGAGACCGGTATTGACCCCGGCAACACCAAGGTCAGGACTTATGTTAACGGGGCCCTGAGGCAGGAAGGGCGGACCGCTGATATGATTTTCCCGGTTTCGGTCATCCTGGAATACATCGTCAACTTCATGACCCTGGAAGCGGGGGACGTGATTTTGACGGGCACGCCCGAGGGAGTAGGGGAGATATTTCCCGGCGACAGGGTGGAAGTCGACATAGGCGGTCTAGGCGCTCCCCTGGTGATGACCATATCAGGTGAAGGTGCCTGAGGTCATCATGGCCCTCGCCGTTGACGGCATCAACGACCTGTCGCTCCTCTTGTCCCCACGGTCGGTGGCGGTGGTGGGTGCTTCCGAGAACCTGGAGAGCATATCCGGCCGCCCGATAAAACTGCTGAGGCGCTTCGGTTTCAAGGGCGGCATATTTCCTGTCAA
This region includes:
- a CDS encoding CoA-binding protein, with the translated sequence MALAVDGINDLSLLLSPRSVAVVGASENLESISGRPIKLLRRFGFKGGIFPVNPNRKTVAGLECYPDIRSLPITPDVVLVGVKARLVPE